Part of the Oncorhynchus masou masou isolate Uvic2021 chromosome 24, UVic_Omas_1.1, whole genome shotgun sequence genome is shown below.
aatgaatcgtgaataatgatgagtgataaAGAGGCATAACTATCATACCCCATTTAACTTTCTTTCATTATTCATGATTAATTCAGGACTATCTGAAATCATTATATTACATAAAACACCATGAATGTTATTGTCATCTTATGTTGCCCATGTGGTATTTTGTATGTTGGGAAAATCTCTAGGCACCTTAAGCAACGAATGTGAGCAAGAGCACCATAAGGTGTAATGGTGAAAATGACCATTTTGCCTGCCACTAACAAATCTTCACAATTTGAGGGTATTGAAAAAGTTTAAACCTTCATCCAGAGGTAAAAAGCTGTGCCAAAGGAAACTCTTTTGGATTCATATGCTTGGCAATTTACATCCATCAAGGCTTAATGATAATAATTTTGACATGAGTGTCATGCTTTAATATGTTTCCCCCTAACCCCCCCGCATTATGTGGTTCCTGTCATTTATGATGGTTCTTAAACCTGACACCCTCTTACAGGTTCCCATAGACCCCCCCCTTctgtatttttatttcatttgagGCTTTTCCTCGTCTTAACTCCCATTTACTTTTTTAAAGCATTTATGAATTATGAAAAGACTACATAAAAAATGTTAAGATgtaaaaagtatatatattttttaaaaatgaCTGTCTCAAGTCACACATTTTCTGAGATAAATGATTACTGACGTGCCTCCTGGCGTTTGTGTTGTACACAAGTGTTACTCATCATGTCTGATTGCATTGACGCACAATACCTGTATGTGGCCTTTGTCATCGTGTGTTTTATATGCTCTGATGGTCTGACACCTAAATAAATGAAAAATTATGCATTGATCGGGTGAGTGCGGAGTGTCCTTTTAACTTCAATAGGAGAACCTCAAAAGTTACTATTTTGACCTCATTTACTGGAGCTTAATTTAAGCGGGATGTGTTCTAAGGAAGATGAGGAACCAATTACAGAGAAAGACAGTTGGTGaacatcagaggaggctggtgggaggagctataggaggatgggctcattgtaaagaCTGGAACACATTTAACTATATCAAACATCAAATATATGGAAACCACATTTGACTCAATTCCCTCTATtcaattccagccattacaatgagccagtcatactatagctcctcccaccagcctcttctGGTGAACATATCCATAATGACACCCAACATATGGAATTAATTCTTCTACTGTGACTGAGGAGATGACTCACTGTTAGTCATGGTATATTTCCCGCTTGAGTACAACCCATCAGATACCTCATCTCATTAACAGCCTGatgagatagaggaggagagcctGTGTCAAGCGGATACTGTCAGCCGACAACAAATGTGTCGGCACACACACTTGTGAAAGTGTGTAGCAAGAACACATCATGCAGGTGGTAGAGCAAGTCAGCTGAAACTGGGGCAGATAGgaagaggtggtgtgtgtgtgtgtgactatgtttACGCTCATAAAGCAGTGTTCATTTTGAGAATTTGAACGTTCACCTTTAAAGCCCACACACCGGTTTTATCTAGCCTTGTTGAAAGCAGAAAGACagtgactcaaaccagagcaagGAATTAAATGTGCATGTGAGCTAGCGCAGAATCTCCAGAGGCCAACATGCCTTTCAGCTTTGCAATAGTCATAGCCTGTTAGCTGCTTCCCCATCAGAGCAGGCAATCCAGTGGATGCACTCCGGAGTCTCCCTTTACAAAAGTTTGTAGCACTCAACTACAGTGCCGTGAAACCAAAActtaatattagataaagggaaagTGAGTTTACAAAAGAAAAAATGGAACACTCAATTAACCtttgtgaaaaagtaattgccatctttagctgcaatgactgcaaccaaatgcttcctgttgTGGTTGATCAGACTCTCACATCGCTGTTGGGGAATTTTGGCTcactcttgcatgcagaactgctttaactccgcgacatttgtgggttttcaagcatgaactgcttgtttcaagtcctgccacaacatatCAATAGGGATTcgttctggactttgactaggcaaTTCCAAAACTTAAAATGTTGTTgctttttaaccattttcatgtagacttgattgtgtgttttgtatcattgtcttgctgcatgacccagctgcgcttcagctcacagacggatgacgctgggccatttGTGCGTCGCCTCATTGGTCTCCCAGTCGTGGCCGGCTGTAACACAGCCCGGTatcaaaccaggatctgtagtaacGCAGCTAGCATTGCGATGGAGTGCCTTAGACTGGCTGCCCCACTTAGGCAGCCCCAGAAAATAAATATTAAATCCagttcagaataaggctgtaacgtaacaaaatgtggaaaaagtgaaggagtctgaatactttccaaagccACTATGTGTTGGAATagtttggaacagatttccaaaactAAAATCACTAAACtgatttactgttgtttttacagtcttatgaacaacaatttaaattattatttatttttgttcataaaaaaataaaaaaaacttggGGAGCCAAATAAAATcaggccgccagttggggaaccctggtctAGGGGTCGTTTGTGGCCTGGGCTCTGGTGTTACCTGTAGATAGGCCTGCTGGCAGCGCTGCACAAGCTGATGGAAGGCGGGCGTGCGGAGGTGGGCATGGATGTGGGCGGGGTTGAGTCTCTGGAGTGCCTCCATGATGATCTCCTGAAGGACGAAGGGGCTGAGCACACCCTTAGCCGCACCCACACAGAACTGGTACACGTAGTTCACAcctggagaggatgagagaatggTGAGCATTTAcgcttgtctgctaaatgacttaaatgtaatgtaaatgtctgacaGTTAGCGAAAGTCTATGGCTAACGGATGCGCACACagacactacatgttaatgttttataatgtatgtaaattgtaaagtatttcGTCGCTAAGGTgcagaccccagtaagactagctgtcgcaATTTGGGTCgcctaatggggatcctaattattattatttattttttttaaacaaagatACATGTTATACTTTGAATTATGGCAGAATCATTTCAGTAGAATCCTCTCAACATACACAGAAAATTCAGTTCTCTGATATTGATGTTTGTGTGTCTTACTTAGCATTCAACTCTAGTCTTCGCCTTCTTCAACCACCAAAGGTTATGATGCGGGTGCATAAATACTTCAAATCAATATTTCCCTGTTTTCCCAAAACACCTTAATAGATGAAACTACTAGAATCCAAGATGCCCGCAGCATGCCCTCTTCATCCCTGCCCCTTTCTCACCTAGCCGTGCAGCCAGGCCCAGGAGCCACTTGACATCCTCCGTGTATGGGGGGCTGCGGGAGAAGTTATTGGGGTGGTCGTTGTGAGCCCTCCTTCCAAGCATCTCCAAAGCCAGCATGCCTATCAAAGAGCCAGGGTCAAATATCACAGTTAATGCCAATTACTTTGAATAGAAAGCATAACAATCGCAAATGACAGAACTGATATTCACAGTGCATATACCATCTAGTATTACATCTAGAGAATCTTATCATGGACACTTTAAAGCATAGGTATATTCCTCACCAACTCTGTAGGCTGAGTGCAGGTAGTGAAGACCCtgctggctgattggctggctaTGCTGCTCGTCTTCAGACGGGAAGGGGGCGCTGACCAATGAGACGGGCTGGGAAGACATACCAGGAAGAGATGACCCCTGAATGGCCTGGATTGTGGCGCCTGAATGGACGCCACCTACTGGATAGAAAGAGGAAAAAGTCGTGGCTCCTGAGAGTGCCATGGAGAGCCCATTATAAAACATCCATCAAGTAAATGTTTTCTTTTTTAAAAGTTGTTCCTGTTGAATGtgatccatcaactacatcagctaacatgctaagtagatTACTATTTGACGTTtatagacagacaacacatcataCACATGGACGTGTGCAAACACACACGCAGCAGTGGTCTCCGCTCACCTGCTACAGTGGTGCTCAGAGGCAGGCCGGTCTCAGTGTGGTACGGGTGGACGGCGATCTGGGTCATGGACGGCACGGGAATACCAGGGAAGGTGACCGCAGTTGCTGCCATGGGCGGATGGGGGCCGGTGGCCACTGAGAACGGGTACTGGGCACCGATAAAGGCCGGGTGCATTCCCTGGgagggcacacatacacacttaaaATTAGTTAGATGCTATTCTCTGTTGCGGGCCACTGTCTTACGTCAGATAGTGCATAAGAATATCGCACTGAGGGACGAGTGACATGTAGGAGTGACGGAAGACAATGGCCGTGGGCTTAATACAATAAGAGATGAGTCATTTATCATTCATATAGTGAAACAAAGGTTGTCAGATTTCCCCACTGAGCCCTTGGCATGATGTGCTTGCGTCTCCATTTACTTTTTTCAGCCTATAGTTACGGAGTGGCTGTCAGTCAATACTAATAAATTCTCCCATCATTTCCGCTCAAATTTCCTGACATGCACAAGAGAGAATGTAGCGTAAGTAGAAAAGAAAAAAGATTTTCAAAGTCAAACACTGTAGGTACACCAGGTGCATACTGATCACTTCGCAGTGGTCCAATTGTCTAGTTGAGTCTCCTTGAATCTTAGTTTCAATATTGTACTCGTTCAGTTccctcccaactctctctcccttctccatatCAATTCAAACTTCACAAACTGAACAAAAggccattaaaataacaaaacTTGAGAAACAGttacaaaacaaaaatgaaaaaaaaataaatggaattcaAAACTGTGTGTTAGGGAACCTGGAGATTCAAATGGATCTTGCGAGTCAAAGACGTGGTGGGGCAGTCTCTGCCATCAGCTATTCTCTGTTATATTCTAGGGGAGGTGTGTTCAACTCTTACCCTTCGAGGTCAGGAGCCTGCTGgctttctgttctacctgataaagAATTGCACATACCtgtttcccaggtctaaatcagtccctaatTAGAGGGGAACAAAAAGAGTTGAAAAAAGGTCCAGAATTGAGTTTGAGGGATCTAGGGACTGAGAGAATCCCAGCATGTAGTGTGAAGCAGAGGTTGGGGTCTATAGGGAGACTTAATATCCTCTAAGTATATGGAAGCTACTTACAGAAAGAAGAACTAGCAACACAGTATTTCACTGGAAGCCCAAGAAActcaatttgatttgaacatcttaTCAGttctccccaccatctctctcccagcTCTCGGTCTCCATCAGTCTTTCCCTTTCTATCCTCCCTCCCATGATGCCTCCAGACAGTCCTCTTACCTGTGGGTACGCACCCCCTGACAAGGGGAACACAGTGGGCCGGGGGACGTGCTGCAGCGGGTGCCCCAGGTACTGGGGGGTGCAGACAGTGGGCAGGTGGGCCTGGATGGTAGTGTAGGGATGCAGGCCCTGGGAGTGGGGGTGGGCCATGGCAGAGCCAGGAAGGGCGTGTGATTGGTAGATGGTGGAGCCCACAGAGATGACGGGCACCACAGCCGCTGCTGTCACAGAGGCAGTCACTGTGGCAACACCAGAGGACTCCATGTTGCCACTGTTGTCCGTCACACCGTGACCAGTCTCCGGGGGCCTTCTCCCAGCTCCACCGTTGGCCCTGCAGCGTCCCGGGCCCTCGCGCTGGGCCCCTGAGCCCCCTCCTACTGTCTGCTCATAGAGCCAGTACCACTGGTGGGCCACCTCAAACAGAACCTCAGGGTACACACCGCCCCCCTTTGCTGCCTCCTCTACAGCCATACAGGCTTTCTCTAGCATCACATTGTcctgcagggagagaggagggggcggtgggggggggtgacgagagagggagaagaaattATGAgattaagaagaaaaaaaagtgaaTTTTCAGGACAAAATGGATAAAAGGGTAAAAGAATAAAAAGATGCCCAGCCTACATGAGTAGTCCGATGTGTCTTCTGCAGAACTGAAGAGTACCGGACATGTACCTGTTCCTTGCACTGCACCAGGGCCCTCTGGATCTCATTGGGGTTGAGGGCGTGTGCATGGGGCAGGCAGCTCAGGGCCAGCTCGGCCGCAGCGCGAACCATGTTGGGGTCCCGTGCCCGTGATGCCCTGTCTGCCAGTGATGCCACCTCGGGAGGGGTGAGGTGCCCGTCCCAGCATTCCACCAGGATGTTGAGGGCAGCACTGCCAATCTCCATGGCCTGgcctggagggggagaggaggagacactcATGTAAAGTGTGGTGAACCAGACCAAGCTTATAGCTAGCTACCCGTGTCTCATGgactattaaaaaaaaaaatcacttctGGGATGAACTAGattaatttatttttataaacCTCACCTGTGATCCAGGAGACGTGGGAGGAGTAGGTCCTGGATAGCCAGTTGGGCGAGACAAAGTTGTGCAGGCCCAGGGCGTACAGGCCAATCTCGAAGGCACAGAGGTGCAAGTTACGGTGGGGACCCTGGTGGCCCCCGCTGGCTGAGGGCTGGGTGAAGATGGAGGTGGAGCTGTTGCCCCCGGCCTTGATCAGCACCGTCTTGGCCAGCTCAAAGTAGAAGTGAGCCGCCGCCTCCGATGGCTGGTTGGGCACATGGGGTGCATGGCACTCGGGACGACGCCCTTTATACCTAAGAGGGTGGCGGAAGGAGGAAATTCAGGGTATTAGCATATTTTTGTCAATACCTTAGTTGTGTTCTCCAATAATTAAAAAGCATCAACACTTGTATAGAATATGTAGGAGTCACTCACCTGCTGGTGTCTGTGCTCTTTGCCCTAGCTCCCCCTCCGGCCCTGCGAGAGCCACTGGATGAGGAGGAGCCCAGCGAATCAGAGGAAGAGCTGCTGATGCTGTCACTGTCCTGGCCCCTCCCCCAGGAGGCCGCAGCCCAGCCCCCTCTGAGTGGACGTCGGCTGAGGGTGGGGGAGCTGTCTGAGGTGGTCTCAGGAGCACTGCTGTCGATACTCGCCATGCCTGGGACAAcaatatcacaaccattaaacctAAAACGTCTAGTCAGCCACATGTCAATACTACCTCTAGAAGTCATTCCAGTCATATGacatggccctggtcaaatgcaGTGCACACTATACAGTAGTATAGGCTGTTATTAGAGACACAGCCTGTGTCTTAATCTGAGGTTGAGGGTCATGGTTAGTTGGTTACCTGTGTGTTTCTTCTTCTGGCGGACAGGAGAGCCCCAGCAGCGCCCGCTGTATGCCCCCCGTCCTCCCAGCGCCAAGCGACTAGGCACAGTGCCCTCGGGCTTGAATGGGACCGCATCACTCGGCTGGTCACATGACGCAGGCTGGGCGCCATCTGCTGAGACAATAAGTTAAGTATTGAATATGTTTTACATGCGTACAGTAGCAACAGTGAGGGTTGGATTCAAAGTATTCCTTCCATTTTCAACAAATCTGTTTTGTATAGGTAGGGTAACAACATTTTCAGGGCAGGACAGGTACAGTACGACATaacctccctgtctgtgtctcaccTTGTTCTCTGGCCTCACTGACGCCCTCTCCGGGTGTGGCGTTGTTCTGCACACCGCTGCCCGCCAGTTGTCCTGCTGCCCCACCAGCAGCCACCGGTTGCACAGAGGAAGACCCAGCTGCAGCCGTGGCGTTTGGAGCGTGTTTGGACACCCCTCCGGTGGCACCTCCGTGTCCGTGAGCATTGTGTGCAGCGTGCTTGGACGGGCTCCTCTGGCTGCTGGCAGCTGGCTTGCTGGAGTAGAAGGAACTCAGGGTTTGGGGCTTGTGGGTCTGGCTCTCTCTGTCCAGCAGCTTGTCCAGGATCTAAGAGGTCACAGAGCGAGAGTCATCACAATCATTATTTGGTAAGTAGTTCATTCTACTAGCTACAGTGTGGAAACCAAGGGCTACCTTTTTCAGCTTGCTCTGGTCATCCTTGTATGTGATCATAAGAGCCAGAGCCaagtctcctttctctctcctggtCCCCTCACACAGCAGAGGGTGCTCTGCCTCGCTCACTGTGGTCTTCATACCTACAGCCGGAAAAAGGGAGGTAGAAATATGTACAGACGGCAGCAAACGAGTTCAGTTTCAAAGCCAAACTGGTACCTGGACGTTTTCCTATTTAAGTATCACTAACCTCAACACTGAGCCATTGAATGTAGTGCCTACCACTTCCTGAAGGTGTAAATGCAAAAACTTTGTGGTCGATCTTACCCAGTGCTGCGACAGCAGCCTCAAAGCCCAGCTCCTCGTCTCCAGGCATCTCGTTGTTCCGGTTACGGCTGGGAGGACGGGAACCTGTGGGGGAGACAACTGTACAAACAAAATAAAGGAGGGGGGATGGGTGAAATATAAATTACTGGAAGTCTCACTAGCGTGATGACGGCATGACATGTAATTCTGATCAATTAGCAAGTAAAAGTTCTACATCTGTGTGCATATATACTGTTTGTTGTTTGTATTGTGTGAGTTCAAACAGAGAACATTTGACATGTATAGCGAGAGTCACCTGGGGTACACAGCACATCAAATATGAAGCTGGCCAGCATGAGGGGCAGGACAGGCCTGTAGTCACAGAAGTTCCCGTCTCGGAGCTGCTCGGCCCTGTCCCGTATGGACGTCATCTCCACCAGGCCCAGAGGGATCTTCTTCAGCAGAGCCACCACCTCTGACTCCTGGTAGGCCAGCTTGACCTCCAGGGCCTTGGTGGAGGCTGGGGGCCTCTGCAGCTCCAGAGAGAACATACCCGTGCTAAAGGCTAGGTTGTGGAGCTCCAGCCTCTCGCTCAGCACCGTCAGCAGGAAGGAGGTCTTGACCAGGGTGTTGGTGGCCACCTGGGTCTGCCTGCTGGTGGACACCTTGCTCTTTTTACCCTTTGTCTGGGGCTGCTCCACCTTCAGGTCTGGAGGGTTGGCCAGCAGGTCTCCAGCCAGCTCCACTGCCAGTCTGCAGGCCTCGTTGCTGTAGCCATGGGCGTGGAGGGCCTCTGCACATGCAAACAGCACCTCCATCTGGCCCTCCTGCTCCAGCGGTTTGATCCCAGCAAAGATGTCTGGTTCCTCCTCATGGTTGTTCTCTGgcactctctctgccccctcctcagAGGCTGCATTTAGGTAGTAGGCCCGGTAGTCATCCTCTCCAACAGGGTCTCCCCCTGCCCTTGGGCTCTGATTGGGCAGGGCTACGGCTCCAGCGCCAGTTTCTCGGCGCCCACCACGCGGTGGCTTGGCGGCAGCAGCAGTCACGGTAACAACAGCGACCGAGGTGGAGAGCCGAACGTCTCCAGCGGGGGCCACCTCCTTATTTCCATTCACCTCCATCTCTGCCTCCACTTCCACCTCCTTCTCCAAGACAACAGCCGCTTCCACGACGACAGCGGCGTTCTCCTTGAGGGGGAAGGCGGGCTGGGACTCAGTGGCAGGCAGGGTGGCAGCAAGAGTGACACGTTTGACCTCAAAGGAGCGCTCCTTGGGCATGTTTCCGGCCCCTTTCCCTCCCCCACTGTATTTGTGTGGCTCTCTGAGTAGCGGGCTTGGTGAGGGTAGCATCTCGGGTGGCGGGGGTGTGAAGTCAAAGGTGTTACTGGCCTCGGCGCCCAGCGCCAGACTGGAGCCATCATCCAGGCTCAGCTCGGCCATATCAGGCTCCAGGGAGCTGTCCTCACTGCTGGTGCGCCGCTTGGCCGCTTGGTGTTTTCCCCCTACCCCTCCTGATCCCCCAGAGGACGACTTCCCCCCCTGGGCCAGCTTAGCCTTGCCCCCAATGGACGAGGAGGAACCTGCGCCTTTGTACATCCCCTTACTACTGCCCTCCtctagagaaagacagacactgCCCCCTAGCCGCACTAGGACCCCTCCTCCGCTCCCGGCCGACAACCCCTTCCTCTTGCTCACAATGGTCTCTTTGGGCCTGACAGCCACTTCTTGTTGGGGAGTTCTGCCCTTGTagtctcccccacctccctcagagCTGCCagatctcccccctcctcctccaagtTCAGAGGTGTCTCCAGCCAGGCCAGCCTTGGCCCCTCTCTGCTGCTGCACTGCCCTGGCCCAGCAGAAGGAGGCGCTCTTCTTGTCAGCACTGCAGTAGGTGATGCCTGGCAGTGGGTAGGCCACCTCCCAGTTGAAGTAGCAGGACTCCACGGCTGGCTTGAAGCCCTGGAACAGTTTGTCCAGGGACTTGCGATGTTGCCCTCGCTTCACAATCTCAATCACTTTCAGATGCCACTGCTTGAGCTGGGAGGCCAGCTCCAAACGCCTATAGGATGGTGCAAAAATAAACATTGTTATAGTCAGTCCAGGAAACAAGAGCCACAGAGCAGAGACTATAGTAACAAGCAAgcacacaaaggcacacacaaGTTGTATAATTGCCAATGTATTGCCACACAATGGGTATCATTCAGAAAATCATCAATGTAACTGGAAGAAGTGCACAGACACAAAAAGGCTTTCTGCAGAGAAATCTGACAGTCATTCCACATTTTTCTTTGTCAGTGTGTAGTGCGAGAGCACATAACACTTTGAAAGCCAAGCAGCAAATTGGCTCTGTGCCTTGAGAATCGGACATGACACAGTGAATCAAGAAGATGCCCTCATTTATAAAACACTCAATGTCCCAAACACTGACTACTCAAATCAGATTAAATTCACAGAGCCTCAAAAGGAGTGACAATCAACCCTACACAGACAGATTCAGGCCTGGGAACGCTTGTGAAAGTGAGAGGTGAAATGAAGgtaagagacaggaggagggctgTGCCCCAAGGCTAACCGTTAAACAGGCAGAAAGGGAAGTGACCTCACCTCTGAGGGCTCATGGTAGGGTCTAGCACAGCCAGCCTCcacagaaccaccatgtcatcaCACATGCTGGCGCAGGCGTGGGCTGCCACCTCCGACTGCCCGTTACTGCGCCCCGTGTGCCCGCTGGCACTGCTGTGGGACGCCGACGTACGCACGCTGTACCACCAGCCAATAATCTGAGGAGAAAGGCGAGAACAGTCACTGCTGTCCTATCATGTCCTAAATTTATATTGAGTAACAGACATACAACAAAATGTACAATGTGGACCCAGAGGATATAATTTCAAATTACTAAGCTCGTTTCCAAAGTGGTCCTCGATggtaaaaacaataacacataTAATGACTAAAAGGCAAGACCAAATAATAAACAACCATAAATACATTAATTTATTGACATCCTAAAAAGTGGCACTCTTCACTGCACTTCCCCCTAACCTTAAAAATCAACCATTAAAATCAATCTATCATACCGATCCTTCAAATAAATTCACCTGACCAACAGTAGAGGGCACAAGGGGCAGTGGAGTGGTTTCTCTTTGGACAACCTTGCCCAAATTAAAACCTTTGCCTGCTTTTTAAAGCTATTTGTATTTGCTTGATCTCCAAGGGAAGGCTATGCCATAGACAAATACCTATATAGAAAAACCTGCTCACCACAGTACTGTTTACTCATGGGATTTTACGAGACATAACACTAGCTCTGGTATTGTACCTGTGTTGGTTATAGACCATATCAATGTGGTTTTTCATATAACCTGGGGCACGACCATTTAAGCAACAAGCCCACCACCAGGAACTCCTGTATCCCTATGTGGGTCCTAGTgggggacattcagcatatacatGCTAACATTATTTTGCATTCTCCTGCATTCTTTTTTTCAGCTTTTCTGATAGCCCACTATAACAAGCAGAGCAGGCGTAATCAACATGACACTGACTCAAGGTTGAGACGAGCAGTTTCTTAACTTTGATGTTAAAACATCTAGTGTTACGTTAAACATTTCTTTGCCTTTTTGCAGCAGCAGCAATCAGGCCTCCAGAAAGGGATTGATCTAGGGACACACCAAGATAAGTTACTTGTTTTAGATTCAATCTCCTTGCCTGCACAGTTTACCTTTATCTTGTCAGCCTTAAGCGATCTACGTTTTGTTCCAAACAAAATCGATTCAGTTTTTCCCAAATGTAGCGACAATTTGCCGTCAGTCAACCAATCTCTAACAAAATGCAACTTCTTACTCAGTGTCTCCTCTATGTAAACTACAAgcttttcgctacactcacaataacagctgttaaccatgtgtatgtgacaattaaaatgtaatttttatTATA
Proteins encoded:
- the LOC135512341 gene encoding zinc finger SWIM domain-containing protein 8-like isoform X12 — its product is MELMFAEWEDGERFSFEDSDRFEEDSLCSFISEAESLCQNWRGWRKQSGGPNSPTVKIKDGQVIPLVELSAKQVAFHIPFEVVEKVYPPVPEQLQLRIAYWSFPENEEDIRLYSCLANGSPDEFQRGEQLYRMRAVKDPLQIGFHLSATVVSPQTGQSKGAYNVAVMFDRCRITSCSCTCGAGAKWCAHVVALCLFRIHNASAVCLRAPVSESLSRLQRDQLQKFAQYLISELPQQILPTAQRLLDELLSSQSTAINTVCGAPDPTAGPSASDQSTWYLDESTLSDNIKKTLHKFCGPSPVVFSDVNSMYLSSTEPPAAAEWACLLRPLRGREPEGIWNLLSIVREMFKRRDSNAAPLLEILTEQCLTYEQIIGWWYSVRTSASHSSASGHTGRSNGQSEVAAHACASMCDDMVVLWRLAVLDPTMSPQRRLELASQLKQWHLKVIEIVKRGQHRKSLDKLFQGFKPAVESCYFNWEVAYPLPGITYCSADKKSASFCWARAVQQQRGAKAGLAGDTSELGGGGGRSGSSEGGGGDYKGRTPQQEVAVRPKETIVSKRKGLSAGSGGGVLVRLGGSVCLSLEEGSSKGMYKGAGSSSSIGGKAKLAQGGKSSSGGSGGVGGKHQAAKRRTSSEDSSLEPDMAELSLDDGSSLALGAEASNTFDFTPPPPEMLPSPSPLLREPHKYSGGGKGAGNMPKERSFEVKRVTLAATLPATESQPAFPLKENAAVVVEAAVVLEKEVEVEAEMEVNGNKEVAPAGDVRLSTSVAVVTVTAAAAKPPRGGRRETGAGAVALPNQSPRAGGDPVGEDDYRAYYLNAASEEGAERVPENNHEEEPDIFAGIKPLEQEGQMEVLFACAEALHAHGYSNEACRLAVELAGDLLANPPDLKVEQPQTKGKKSKVSTSRQTQVATNTLVKTSFLLTVLSERLELHNLAFSTGMFSLELQRPPASTKALEVKLAYQESEVVALLKKIPLGLVEMTSIRDRAEQLRDGNFCDYRPVLPLMLASFIFDVLCTPVVSPTGSRPPSRNRNNEMPGDEELGFEAAVAALGMKTTVSEAEHPLLCEGTRREKGDLALALMITYKDDQSKLKKILDKLLDRESQTHKPQTLSSFYSSKPAASSQRSPSKHAAHNAHGHGGATGGVSKHAPNATAAAGSSSVQPVAAGGAAGQLAGSGVQNNATPGEGVSEAREQADGAQPASCDQPSDAVPFKPEGTVPSRLALGGRGAYSGRCWGSPVRQKKKHTGMASIDSSAPETTSDSSPTLSRRPLRGGWAAASWGRGQDSDSISSSSSDSLGSSSSSGSRRAGGGARAKSTDTSRYKGRRPECHAPHVPNQPSEAAAHFYFELAKTVLIKAGGNSSTSIFTQPSASGGHQGPHRNLHLCAFEIGLYALGLHNFVSPNWLSRTYSSHVSWITGQAMEIGSAALNILVECWDGHLTPPEVASLADRASRARDPNMVRAAAELALSCLPHAHALNPNEIQRALVQCKEQVHVRYSSVLQKTHRTTHDNVMLEKACMAVEEAAKGGGVYPEVLFEVAHQWYWLYEQTVGGGSGAQREGPGRCRANGGAGRRPPETGHGVTDNSGNMESSGVATVTASVTAAAVVPVISVGSTIYQSHALPGSAMAHPHSQGLHPYTTIQAHLPTVCTPQYLGHPLQHVPRPTVFPLSGGAYPQCVCVPSQGMHPAFIGAQYPFSVATGPHPPMAATAVTFPGIPVPSMTQIAVHPYHTETGLPLSTTVAGATTFSSFYPVGGVHSGATIQAIQGSSLPGMSSQPVSLVSAPFPSEDEQHSQPISQQGLHYLHSAYRVGMLALEMLGRRAHNDHPNNFSRSPPYTEDVKWLLGLAARLGVNYVYQFCVGAAKGVLSPFVLQEIIMEALQRLNPAHIHAHLRTPAFHQLVQRCQQAYLQVAREGGGGEEGAGGGQSLPHSGSCSEAPFAPRRRCTSSSMTLHPPLGK